The Pseudomonas berkeleyensis genome includes a region encoding these proteins:
- the rpsS gene encoding 30S ribosomal protein S19 produces MPRSLKKGPFIDLHLLKKVEAAVEKNDRKPVKTWSRRSMILPQMVGLTIAVHNGRQHVPVLVNEDMVGHKLGEFAGTRTYRGHVADKKAKR; encoded by the coding sequence GTGCCACGTTCTCTGAAAAAAGGTCCTTTTATCGATCTTCACCTACTGAAGAAGGTCGAAGCGGCGGTGGAAAAGAACGATCGCAAGCCGGTTAAAACCTGGTCGCGTCGTTCCATGATCCTGCCGCAGATGGTCGGTCTGACCATCGCTGTGCATAACGGTCGTCAACATGTCCCGGTTCTCGTGAACGAAGACATGGTCGGCCACAAACTGGGCGAATTTGCCGGCACCCGTACCTATCGTGGTCACGTGGCCGACAAGAAAGCCAAGCGTTAA
- the rplN gene encoding 50S ribosomal protein L14 has translation MIQTQSMLDVADNSGARRVMCIKVLGGSHRRYAGIGDIIKVTVKEAIPRGKVKKGQVMTAVVVRTRHGVRRADGSIIRFDGNAAVLLNNKQEPIGTRIFGPVTRELRSEKFMKIVSLAPEVL, from the coding sequence ATGATTCAGACTCAATCCATGCTCGATGTGGCTGACAACAGTGGTGCACGTCGTGTTATGTGCATCAAGGTGCTGGGCGGCTCTCATCGTCGCTACGCCGGCATCGGCGACATCATCAAGGTCACCGTCAAGGAAGCAATTCCGCGCGGCAAAGTGAAGAAAGGTCAGGTCATGACCGCAGTGGTCGTTCGTACCCGTCACGGTGTTCGCCGTGCTGACGGTTCGATCATCCGCTTCGACGGCAACGCTGCTGTTCTGCTGAACAACAAGCAAGAGCCGATCGGTACCCGTATCTTCGGGCCAGTGACCCGTGAACTGCGTTCCGAGAAGTTCATGAAGATCGTCTCGCTCGCCCCTGAAGTGCTTTAA
- the rpmD gene encoding 50S ribosomal protein L30, which yields MANTVKVTLIKSTNGRLANHKACVKGLGLRRIGHTVEVLDTPENRGMINKAYYLLKVEG from the coding sequence ATGGCTAACACCGTCAAAGTGACTCTGATCAAGAGCACCAATGGCCGCCTGGCCAATCACAAAGCTTGCGTCAAGGGCCTGGGCCTGCGTCGCATCGGTCACACCGTAGAGGTTCTGGATACTCCGGAAAACCGCGGCATGATCAACAAGGCTTACTACCTGCTGAAGGTGGAGGGTTAA
- the rpsQ gene encoding 30S ribosomal protein S17 encodes MAEAEKTVRTLTGRVVSDKMDKTITVLIERRVKHPIYGKYVKRSTKLHAHDESNQCKIGDKVSIRETRPQSKTKSWALVEVVERAVEV; translated from the coding sequence ATGGCTGAAGCCGAAAAAACAGTCCGTACGCTGACCGGCCGTGTTGTCAGCGACAAGATGGACAAGACCATCACCGTTCTGATCGAGCGCCGTGTAAAGCACCCGATCTACGGTAAATACGTCAAGCGTTCGACCAAACTGCACGCTCACGACGAATCCAACCAGTGCAAGATCGGCGACAAGGTTTCCATTCGCGAAACCCGTCCGCAGTCCAAGACCAAGTCCTGGGCTCTGGTTGAAGTCGTCGAACGCGCCGTTGAAGTCTAA
- the rplP gene encoding 50S ribosomal protein L16, with amino-acid sequence MLQPKRTKFRKQMTGHNRGLAQRGSKVSFGEFALKSVARGRLTARQIESARRALTRHVKRGGKIWIRVFPDKPVTKKPLEVRMGKGKGGVEYWVAQIQPGKVLYEIEGVSEELAREAFALAAAKLPLATTFVKRTVM; translated from the coding sequence ATGTTGCAACCAAAGCGTACGAAGTTCCGCAAGCAGATGACCGGCCACAACCGTGGTCTGGCTCAGCGCGGTAGCAAGGTCAGCTTCGGCGAGTTCGCGCTGAAGTCCGTAGCCCGCGGTCGTCTCACCGCCCGTCAAATCGAGTCCGCTCGTCGTGCTCTGACTCGTCACGTAAAACGTGGCGGCAAGATCTGGATTCGCGTATTCCCGGACAAGCCGGTTACCAAGAAGCCTCTCGAAGTGCGGATGGGTAAAGGTAAGGGTGGCGTCGAATATTGGGTAGCCCAGATCCAGCCAGGCAAAGTCCTGTACGAGATCGAAGGCGTTTCCGAAGAGCTGGCGCGTGAGGCTTTCGCCCTGGCTGCTGCAAAGCTGCCGCTCGCCACCACCTTTGTTAAGCGGACGGTGATGTGA
- the rplO gene encoding 50S ribosomal protein L15, which produces MQLNDLRSAPGARREKHRPGRGIGSGLGKTGGRGHKGQTSRSGGSIAPGFEGGQQPLHRRLPKFGFVSLKAMDRAEIRTSELNKVEGVVTLQSLKDANLVGQHVQRVKVMLSGEVTRAVTLKGIAVTKGARAAIEAAGGKFED; this is translated from the coding sequence ATGCAACTGAACGATCTGCGTTCCGCGCCGGGTGCCCGTCGCGAGAAGCACCGTCCGGGCCGTGGCATCGGTAGCGGTCTGGGTAAGACTGGTGGCCGTGGCCACAAAGGTCAGACCTCCCGCTCCGGTGGCTCCATTGCTCCGGGCTTCGAGGGTGGTCAGCAGCCGCTGCACCGCCGTCTGCCGAAGTTTGGCTTCGTTTCCCTGAAGGCGATGGATCGTGCGGAAATTCGCACCTCCGAGCTGAACAAGGTTGAAGGCGTTGTCACTCTGCAGTCTCTGAAGGATGCCAATCTGGTTGGCCAACACGTACAGCGCGTAAAAGTCATGCTGTCCGGTGAGGTCACCCGTGCGGTCACCCTGAAAGGTATCGCCGTCACCAAAGGTGCGCGTGCGGCTATCGAAGCAGCTGGCGGTAAGTTCGAGGACTAA
- the rplE gene encoding 50S ribosomal protein L5 has product MARLKEIYRKEIAPKLKEELKLANVMEVPRITKITLNMGLGEAIGDKKIIENAVADLEKITGQKVVVTHARKSIAGFKVREGWPIGVKVTLRRERMYEFLDRLLSISLPRVRDFRGLNAKSFDGRGNYSMGVKEQIIFPEIDYDKIDALRGLDITLTTTARNDDEGRALLRAFNFPFRN; this is encoded by the coding sequence ATGGCACGACTGAAAGAGATTTACCGGAAGGAAATCGCGCCCAAGCTGAAGGAAGAACTGAAGCTGGCGAACGTGATGGAAGTTCCGCGCATCACCAAGATCACCCTGAACATGGGCCTGGGCGAAGCGATCGGTGACAAGAAGATCATCGAAAACGCTGTTGCCGACCTCGAGAAGATCACCGGTCAGAAAGTCGTTGTGACCCATGCCCGCAAATCGATCGCTGGTTTCAAGGTTCGTGAAGGTTGGCCGATTGGCGTCAAGGTCACTCTGCGTCGCGAGCGTATGTACGAGTTCCTGGATCGTCTGCTGTCCATCTCCCTGCCGCGCGTGCGTGACTTCCGCGGCCTGAATGCCAAGTCCTTCGATGGCCGTGGCAACTACAGCATGGGCGTGAAAGAGCAGATCATCTTCCCGGAAATCGATTACGACAAGATCGATGCGCTGCGTGGTCTGGACATCACCCTGACTACCACTGCCCGTAACGATGATGAAGGCCGCGCTCTGCTGCGTGCTTTCAACTTCCCGTTCCGCAACTGA
- the rpsN gene encoding 30S ribosomal protein S14, translating to MAKTSMKNRELKRQQTVAKYAKKRAELKATIANPNTSPEARWEAQVALQKQPRDASASRLRNRCRITGRPHGVYRKFGLSRNKLREAAMRGDVPGLVKASW from the coding sequence ATGGCCAAGACAAGCATGAAGAACCGCGAGCTGAAGCGTCAGCAAACGGTTGCCAAGTACGCCAAGAAGCGTGCTGAGCTGAAAGCTACCATCGCTAACCCGAACACCAGTCCGGAAGCGCGTTGGGAAGCCCAGGTCGCTCTGCAGAAGCAACCGCGTGACGCCAGTGCCTCGCGCCTGCGTAACCGTTGCCGCATCACTGGCCGTCCGCACGGTGTATACCGTAAGTTCGGTCTGTCGCGTAACAAGCTGCGTGAAGCAGCTATGCGCGGTGACGTACCGGGCCTGGTGAAAGCCAGCTGGTAA
- the rplF gene encoding 50S ribosomal protein L6, which produces MSRVAKNPVVLPAGVEIKLAGQQLSVKGAKGALELNVHSSVEVIQEGSELRFAARNGDQQNRAMAGTTRALVNNMVIGVSQGFERKLQLVGVGYKAQAKGQVLNLALGFSHPIDYELPEGVVAETPNQTEILIKGIDKQLVGQVAAEIRDFRRPEPYKGKGVRYADEVVRRKEAKKK; this is translated from the coding sequence ATGTCTCGCGTTGCTAAGAACCCCGTTGTGCTGCCTGCCGGTGTCGAGATCAAACTCGCCGGTCAGCAGCTCTCGGTTAAGGGTGCCAAGGGCGCTCTGGAACTGAACGTTCACTCGTCCGTGGAAGTGATCCAGGAAGGTAGCGAACTGCGCTTCGCCGCTCGTAATGGCGACCAGCAGAACCGTGCCATGGCCGGTACTACTCGCGCTCTGGTGAACAACATGGTCATCGGTGTCAGCCAAGGCTTCGAGCGTAAGCTGCAACTGGTCGGCGTGGGCTACAAAGCTCAAGCCAAAGGTCAGGTGCTGAACCTCGCACTGGGCTTCTCCCACCCGATCGACTACGAACTGCCGGAAGGCGTCGTGGCCGAAACCCCGAACCAGACCGAAATCCTGATCAAGGGTATCGACAAGCAACTGGTGGGTCAGGTGGCTGCGGAAATCCGTGACTTCCGTCGTCCTGAGCCCTACAAGGGCAAAGGCGTTCGTTACGCGGATGAAGTTGTCCGTCGTAAAGAAGCCAAGAAGAAGTAA
- the rplD gene encoding 50S ribosomal protein L4 — protein sequence MQLNVNGAQAIEVSEATFGGEFNETLVHQAVVAYMAGGRQGTKGQKSRSDVSGGGKRPWRQKGTGRARAGTTRGPIWRGGGVTFAASTRNHDQKLNKKMYRAALRSILAELVRTDRLVVVEDFAVDAPKTKTLLAKLNGLGLNDVLIVSDAVDQNLYLAARNLPHVDVRDVQGSDPVSLIAYEKVLVTVSAVKKFEELLG from the coding sequence ATGCAATTGAATGTAAATGGCGCTCAGGCGATCGAAGTGTCCGAAGCGACCTTCGGTGGCGAGTTCAACGAGACTCTGGTTCACCAAGCAGTCGTGGCCTACATGGCTGGCGGCCGTCAGGGCACCAAAGGTCAGAAGTCCCGTTCCGACGTTTCCGGTGGCGGCAAGCGCCCATGGCGTCAGAAGGGCACTGGTCGTGCTCGTGCGGGTACTACCCGTGGTCCGATCTGGCGTGGCGGTGGTGTGACCTTCGCAGCGTCCACCCGCAATCATGACCAAAAGCTGAACAAGAAGATGTATCGCGCAGCCCTGCGCTCCATCCTTGCTGAGCTGGTTCGTACTGATCGTCTGGTCGTAGTCGAAGACTTCGCTGTTGATGCACCGAAGACCAAGACTCTGCTGGCCAAACTCAATGGCCTGGGCCTGAACGACGTGCTGATCGTTTCCGACGCCGTTGATCAGAACCTGTACCTGGCTGCCCGCAACCTGCCGCACGTCGACGTACGTGACGTTCAGGGTTCCGATCCGGTCAGCCTGATCGCGTACGAAAAGGTGCTGGTCACCGTTTCGGCCGTGAAGAAATTCGAGGAGCTGCTGGGATGA
- the rplB gene encoding 50S ribosomal protein L2 codes for MAIVKCKPTSAGRRFVVKVVNQELHKGAPYAPLLEKKSKSGGRNNNGRITTRHIGGGHKQHYRLVDFRRNDKDGIPATVERVEYDPNRTAHIALLKYADGERRYIIAPKGVVAGDQLVAGNMAPIKPGNSLQLRNIPVGSTVHGIELKPGKGAQIARSAGASAQLIAREGAYVTLRLRSGEMRKVLSECRATLGEVSNSEHSLRSLGKAGAKRWRGVRPTVRGVAMNPVDHPHGGGEGRTSGGRHPVSPWGFPTKGAKTRANKRTDNMIVRRRK; via the coding sequence ATGGCAATCGTTAAGTGCAAACCGACTTCCGCTGGCCGCCGTTTTGTGGTCAAGGTGGTCAATCAGGAGCTGCACAAAGGCGCTCCGTACGCTCCGCTGCTCGAGAAAAAATCGAAGTCCGGTGGTCGTAACAACAATGGCCGTATTACCACCCGTCATATCGGTGGTGGTCACAAGCAGCATTACCGTCTGGTCGACTTCCGTCGCAACGACAAGGATGGCATCCCTGCCACCGTCGAGCGCGTGGAATACGATCCGAACCGTACTGCTCACATCGCTCTGCTGAAATACGCTGACGGCGAGCGCCGCTACATCATCGCCCCGAAAGGCGTTGTGGCTGGCGATCAACTGGTAGCCGGTAACATGGCACCGATCAAGCCGGGCAACAGCCTGCAACTGCGCAACATTCCGGTGGGTTCGACCGTTCACGGTATCGAGCTGAAGCCGGGTAAAGGTGCTCAGATCGCTCGTTCCGCTGGTGCTTCCGCTCAGCTGATCGCTCGTGAAGGTGCCTATGTGACTCTGCGTCTGCGCTCCGGCGAAATGCGCAAAGTCCTGTCCGAGTGCCGTGCGACCCTGGGTGAAGTCTCGAACTCCGAGCACAGCCTGCGTTCGCTGGGTAAGGCCGGTGCCAAGCGCTGGCGCGGTGTTCGTCCGACTGTTCGTGGTGTTGCCATGAACCCGGTTGATCACCCGCACGGTGGTGGTGAGGGTCGTACCTCCGGTGGTCGTCATCCGGTGTCGCCATGGGGCTTCCCGACCAAGGGCGCGAAGACCCGTGCTAACAAGCGCACCGACAACATGATCGTCCGTCGTCGCAAGTAA
- the rplW gene encoding 50S ribosomal protein L23 has translation MNQERVFKVLLGPHISEKATVLADKQGQFVFKVATDATKLEIKKAVEGLFGVKVERVTTQNVLGKSKRTARGLGKRNDWKKAVISLQPGQELDFTSSAE, from the coding sequence ATGAACCAGGAACGCGTATTCAAAGTGCTGCTTGGCCCGCACATCTCCGAGAAGGCCACGGTTCTGGCTGACAAACAAGGTCAGTTCGTTTTCAAAGTCGCTACCGATGCGACCAAGCTGGAAATCAAGAAGGCTGTCGAAGGCCTGTTCGGCGTGAAGGTTGAGCGCGTGACTACTCAGAACGTTCTGGGTAAGAGCAAGCGCACCGCTCGCGGTCTGGGCAAGCGTAACGACTGGAAGAAGGCGGTTATCTCCCTTCAGCCGGGCCAAGAACTCGATTTCACCAGCAGTGCTGAGTAA
- the rplR gene encoding 50S ribosomal protein L18, with the protein MTDKKVTRLRRARKARLKMHELEAVRLCVYRSSQHIYAQVISADGSKVLASASTLDKALRDGATGNVDAAKKVGALVAERAKAAGVTQVAFDRSGFKYHGRVKALADAAREGGLEF; encoded by the coding sequence ATGACCGACAAAAAAGTTACTCGTCTGCGTCGCGCTCGCAAAGCACGCCTGAAAATGCACGAGCTCGAAGCCGTGCGTCTGTGCGTGTATCGCTCTTCGCAGCACATCTATGCCCAGGTCATCTCGGCCGACGGCAGCAAGGTTCTGGCCAGCGCCTCTACCTTGGACAAAGCACTGCGTGATGGCGCCACCGGCAACGTCGACGCGGCCAAGAAAGTTGGTGCGCTGGTTGCTGAGCGTGCGAAAGCCGCTGGTGTGACCCAGGTGGCATTCGACCGTTCTGGCTTCAAGTACCACGGCCGCGTCAAGGCGCTGGCTGATGCTGCTCGTGAAGGCGGGCTGGAGTTCTAA
- the rplV gene encoding 50S ribosomal protein L22: protein MEVAAKLSGARISAQKARLVADQIRGKKVGEALNLLAFSSKKAAEIMKKVLESAVANAEHNEGADVDDLKVSTVFVNEGRSLKRIMPRAKGRADRIVKRSCHITVKVADK from the coding sequence ATGGAAGTAGCCGCTAAGTTGTCGGGCGCTCGCATCTCCGCCCAGAAAGCCCGCTTGGTCGCCGACCAGATCCGCGGGAAGAAGGTGGGCGAAGCGCTCAACCTCCTGGCTTTCAGCAGTAAGAAAGCCGCCGAGATCATGAAGAAAGTGCTGGAGTCGGCCGTTGCCAACGCCGAGCACAACGAAGGCGCAGACGTTGATGACCTGAAGGTCAGCACCGTTTTCGTCAACGAAGGGCGTTCGCTTAAGCGCATCATGCCGCGTGCCAAAGGCCGTGCTGATCGCATCGTCAAGCGGTCTTGCCATATCACTGTCAAGGTTGCGGACAAGTAA
- the rplX gene encoding 50S ribosomal protein L24, with the protein MQKIRRDDEIIVIAGKDKGKRGKVLKVLADDRLVVGGINLVKRHTKPNPMSGVQGGIVEKEAPLHASNVAIFNTETNKADRVGFKVEDGKKIRVFKSTQKPVGA; encoded by the coding sequence ATGCAAAAGATTCGTCGTGACGACGAGATCATCGTGATCGCCGGTAAAGACAAAGGTAAGCGCGGTAAGGTGCTCAAGGTTCTCGCTGACGACCGTCTGGTCGTCGGTGGCATCAACCTGGTGAAGCGTCATACCAAGCCGAACCCGATGTCGGGCGTTCAAGGCGGTATCGTCGAGAAAGAAGCGCCTCTGCACGCTTCCAACGTTGCCATTTTCAACACTGAAACCAACAAGGCTGACCGCGTTGGCTTCAAGGTCGAAGACGGCAAGAAAATTCGTGTCTTCAAGTCCACCCAGAAGCCGGTTGGCGCTTGA
- the rpsH gene encoding 30S ribosomal protein S8, translating into MSMQDPLADMLTRIRNAQMAEKSVVSMPSSTLKVAVAKVLKDEGYIAGYEVNGEAKPQLSIELKYFEGRPVIEEVKRVSRPGLRQYKSVDDLPKVRGGLGVSIVSTNKGVMTDRAARAAGVGGEVLCTVF; encoded by the coding sequence ATGAGTATGCAGGACCCGTTAGCGGACATGCTAACTCGTATCCGTAATGCCCAGATGGCTGAAAAGTCCGTCGTAAGCATGCCTTCTTCCACTCTGAAGGTAGCCGTAGCCAAAGTTCTGAAAGACGAAGGTTACATTGCGGGTTATGAAGTCAATGGTGAAGCCAAGCCACAACTGTCCATCGAGCTGAAGTACTTCGAAGGCCGTCCGGTCATCGAGGAAGTCAAGCGCGTGAGCCGTCCTGGCCTTCGTCAATACAAATCCGTCGATGACCTGCCGAAGGTTCGCGGCGGTCTCGGTGTTTCCATCGTCTCCACCAACAAAGGTGTGATGACGGATCGCGCTGCGCGCGCTGCCGGTGTCGGCGGCGAAGTGCTCTGCACCGTGTTCTAA
- the rpmC gene encoding 50S ribosomal protein L29, which yields MKATELREKSAQQLNEQLLGLLRDQFNLRMQKATGQLGQSHLLSQVKRDIARVKTVLNQQAGK from the coding sequence ATGAAAGCGACCGAACTTCGTGAAAAATCTGCGCAGCAACTGAACGAGCAACTACTCGGTCTGCTGCGTGACCAGTTCAATCTGCGTATGCAGAAGGCAACTGGCCAGTTGGGGCAGTCTCACCTGCTCTCGCAAGTTAAGCGCGACATCGCTCGTGTGAAAACTGTGCTCAACCAGCAGGCAGGTAAGTGA
- the rplC gene encoding 50S ribosomal protein L3, whose amino-acid sequence MTIGVVGRKCGMTRIFTEEGVSIPVTVIEIEPNRVTQFKNEESDGYRAVQVTVGERRASRVSKAQAGHFAKANVAAGRTVLEFRLEEGEYQAGDLINAEIFQAGQLVDVTGQSKGKGFAGTIKRWNFRGQDNTHGNSVSHRVPGSIGQCQTPGRVFKGKKMSGHLGAERVTVQSLEVVRVDAERNLLLVKGAVPGATGGDVIVRPAAKA is encoded by the coding sequence ATGACTATTGGTGTAGTCGGTCGTAAGTGCGGCATGACCCGCATTTTCACCGAAGAAGGTGTCTCCATTCCGGTTACGGTCATCGAGATCGAGCCGAATCGCGTCACCCAGTTCAAAAACGAGGAGTCGGATGGCTATCGTGCAGTGCAGGTCACTGTCGGTGAGCGTCGTGCCTCCCGTGTCAGCAAGGCTCAAGCTGGCCACTTCGCCAAGGCGAACGTCGCGGCAGGTCGTACCGTTCTGGAGTTCCGTCTTGAAGAAGGCGAGTACCAGGCTGGCGATCTGATCAACGCTGAAATTTTCCAAGCTGGTCAACTGGTCGACGTGACCGGTCAGTCCAAAGGTAAAGGCTTCGCCGGTACCATCAAGCGTTGGAACTTCCGCGGCCAAGACAACACTCACGGCAACTCCGTGTCCCACCGTGTTCCGGGTTCCATTGGCCAGTGCCAGACCCCGGGTCGCGTATTCAAGGGCAAGAAGATGTCCGGTCATCTGGGTGCTGAGCGCGTGACCGTGCAGTCCCTGGAAGTCGTGCGCGTAGACGCCGAGCGTAACCTGCTGCTGGTCAAGGGTGCCGTTCCTGGCGCTACTGGCGGCGACGTTATCGTTCGTCCGGCTGCCAAGGCGTAA
- the rpsE gene encoding 30S ribosomal protein S5, with translation MANNDQKRDEGYIEKLVQVNRVAKTVKGGRIFTFTALTVVGDGKGRVGFGRGKSREVPAAIQKAMEAARRNMIQVDLNGTTLQYPIKSAHGASKVYMQPASEGTGIIAGGAMRAVLEVAGVQNVLAKCYGSTNPVNVVHATFKGLKTMQSPESVAAKRGKSVEEIL, from the coding sequence ATGGCAAATAACGACCAAAAGCGCGACGAAGGCTACATCGAGAAGCTGGTTCAGGTTAACCGCGTTGCCAAGACCGTAAAGGGTGGCCGTATCTTCACCTTCACCGCGCTGACCGTAGTTGGCGATGGTAAGGGTCGTGTCGGCTTCGGCCGCGGCAAGTCCCGTGAAGTGCCTGCTGCCATCCAGAAAGCGATGGAAGCTGCTCGTCGCAACATGATCCAGGTGGATCTGAACGGCACCACTCTGCAATACCCGATCAAGTCCGCTCATGGCGCCTCCAAGGTGTACATGCAGCCGGCTTCGGAAGGTACCGGTATCATCGCCGGCGGCGCCATGCGTGCCGTTCTGGAAGTGGCTGGTGTACAGAACGTTCTGGCCAAGTGCTACGGCTCGACCAACCCGGTGAACGTGGTTCATGCCACCTTCAAGGGTCTGAAGACCATGCAGTCTCCAGAATCCGTTGCGGCCAAGCGTGGCAAGAGCGTCGAGGAGATTCTCTAA
- the rpsC gene encoding 30S ribosomal protein S3: MGQKVHPVGIRLGIVKDHTSVWYADGRNYADYLNADLKVRAYLQDKLKSASVSRIDIARPAQTARITIHTARPGIVIGKKGEDVEKLRQDLTKQMGVPVHINIEEIRKPELDGMLVAQSVAQQLERRVMFRRAMKRAVQNAMRIGAKGIKIQVSGRLGGAEIARTEWYREGRVPLHTLRADIDYATYEAHTTYGVIGVKVWIFKGEVIGGRTEELKPQAPAPRKAAKK, from the coding sequence ATGGGTCAGAAAGTACATCCCGTTGGCATCCGCCTGGGAATCGTCAAGGATCACACTTCGGTCTGGTATGCAGATGGTCGCAATTACGCCGACTACCTGAACGCCGACCTGAAGGTTCGTGCATACCTGCAAGACAAACTAAAAAGCGCGTCCGTTAGCCGTATCGACATCGCTCGTCCGGCTCAAACCGCACGCATCACCATCCACACCGCTCGTCCCGGTATCGTGATCGGCAAGAAAGGTGAAGATGTTGAGAAGCTGCGTCAGGACCTGACCAAGCAAATGGGTGTGCCGGTGCACATCAACATCGAAGAGATCCGCAAGCCGGAGCTCGACGGTATGCTGGTTGCACAGAGCGTAGCTCAGCAGCTGGAGCGTCGCGTTATGTTCCGTCGCGCCATGAAGCGCGCCGTACAGAACGCCATGCGCATTGGTGCCAAGGGCATCAAGATCCAGGTGAGTGGTCGTCTCGGTGGCGCTGAAATCGCCCGTACCGAGTGGTATCGCGAAGGTCGTGTGCCGCTGCACACCCTGCGTGCAGATATCGATTACGCCACCTACGAAGCGCACACCACTTACGGTGTGATCGGCGTCAAGGTTTGGATCTTCAAGGGTGAGGTCATTGGTGGCCGCACTGAAGAGCTGAAGCCGCAAGCGCCCGCTCCTCGTAAAGCTGCTAAGAAATAA
- the secY gene encoding preprotein translocase subunit SecY yields MAKQGALSALAGGGLSELWARLRFLFLAIIVYRIGAHIPVPGINPDRLADLFRQNEGTILSLFNMFSGGALERMSIFALGIMPYISASIIMQLMTAVSPQLEQLKKEGEAGRRKISQYTRYGTLILAFVQAIGMSAGLASQGVAFSGDFGFHFVAVTTFVAGAMFMMWLGEQITERGVGNGISMLIFAGIVAGLPSAIGQSFESARQGDINIFALIAIGLLAVAIIAFVVFIERGQRRIAVHYAKRQQGRKVFAAQTSHLPLKVNMAGVIPAIFASSLLLFPASLGAWFGQSEGLGWLQDISQAIAPGQPLNILLFSAGIIFFCFFYTALMFNPKDVAENLKKSGAFIPGIRPGEQSARYIDGVLTRLTMFGALYMTAVCLLPQFLVVAANVPFYLGGTSLLIVVVVVMDFMSQVQSHLVSHQYDSLMKKANLKGYGSGMLR; encoded by the coding sequence ATGGCTAAGCAAGGTGCTCTCTCAGCGCTGGCAGGTGGCGGGTTGTCCGAACTCTGGGCTCGTCTGCGTTTCCTGTTCCTGGCGATCATCGTCTACCGGATAGGTGCGCACATCCCGGTTCCTGGCATCAACCCAGACCGACTGGCGGATCTGTTCCGGCAGAATGAGGGGACCATTCTTAGCTTGTTCAACATGTTTTCCGGCGGCGCGCTGGAGCGGATGAGCATCTTTGCACTGGGGATCATGCCGTACATCTCGGCATCGATCATCATGCAGCTGATGACCGCCGTCAGCCCGCAGCTGGAGCAGTTGAAGAAGGAAGGTGAGGCTGGTCGTCGCAAGATCAGCCAATACACCCGCTACGGCACTCTCATCCTGGCTTTCGTTCAGGCTATCGGCATGTCCGCTGGTCTGGCGAGTCAGGGTGTGGCGTTCTCGGGCGATTTCGGCTTCCACTTCGTAGCGGTTACCACTTTTGTGGCAGGCGCGATGTTCATGATGTGGCTGGGCGAGCAGATCACCGAGCGTGGTGTCGGCAACGGTATCTCGATGCTGATTTTCGCGGGCATCGTCGCCGGTCTGCCGTCGGCAATCGGGCAGTCTTTCGAGTCTGCTCGTCAGGGCGATATCAACATCTTCGCTCTGATCGCCATCGGCCTGCTGGCAGTAGCGATCATCGCTTTCGTGGTGTTCATCGAGCGTGGTCAGCGCCGCATTGCGGTGCACTACGCCAAGCGTCAGCAGGGCCGTAAGGTCTTCGCTGCGCAGACCAGCCACCTGCCGCTGAAGGTGAACATGGCGGGCGTAATCCCGGCCATTTTCGCCAGCAGTCTGCTGTTGTTCCCGGCTTCGCTGGGTGCCTGGTTCGGTCAGTCCGAAGGTCTGGGCTGGCTGCAGGACATTTCGCAGGCGATCGCTCCTGGTCAGCCGTTGAATATTCTGCTGTTTAGTGCAGGGATCATTTTCTTCTGCTTCTTCTACACAGCGTTGATGTTCAACCCGAAAGACGTAGCGGAAAACCTGAAGAAGTCCGGTGCCTTTATTCCGGGTATCCGTCCGGGCGAGCAGTCGGCGCGCTATATCGATGGCGTTCTGACCCGTTTGACCATGTTCGGTGCTCTGTACATGACGGCCGTGTGCCTGCTTCCCCAGTTCCTGGTGGTCGCGGCCAACGTTCCGTTCTACCTTGGCGGGACCTCGTTGCTGATCGTGGTCGTGGTTGTCATGGACTTCATGTCCCAAGTGCAATCGCACCTCGTGTCTCACCAGTACGATTCCCTGATGAAGAAAGCCAACCTGAAGGGCTATGGCAGCGGCATGCTCCGCTGA